A segment of the Spirochaetota bacterium genome:
GCTGCAGCTCCAGCTCCCGCCGTGCACGCGCCATTTCTATCGTGGAGTAGAGCTCATTGTGATTCACCGGCTTAATGATATAGCCGTAAGCCTTGCTGTTCTTCGCCCGCCGGATCGTGGCGTCATCGGAATGCGCGGTTATGAAGATGACGGGTATCGCTAAGTGCTCATGCAGTCTTGTGGCCGCCTCGATTCCGTCGAGCGTCCCCGCGAGCATGATGTCTACCAGCGCGAGGTCGGGACGGAGCTCGGCAGCCTTACTAATAAGCTCCTCGCCGGACTCGACCGAAGCGACGATCTCGTATCCGTGCGATTCGAGAAAAAAATGAATATCCGTGGAAATGATGCGCTCGTCTTCGGCGATTATGATGCGGGGCCGGGTATTGCCGTTCATGGTCTCCATCTTCAGCGTCAGCTCTTCTCCGTGGTATCGGGCACCTGCGCGCACTGCTTAGAAACATCCGTGCGTATGAGACGGTGCTCCAAGGGGAGCCGTCCTTTTACATCCAGTACATGACATGAAAAACGAATTTTATCAAGAGAATATTTCCAGAAATATCAATTATTCGCGCGGGGAGAAGGGGAATACCGGCACGTGCCGTTTCCGGTACCCCATGCCGGGGGTGCGTCCGCCGGTATGCAAAATTTTATCTTTACACCCCGGGAATTATTTTTATAGTGGATGGGTCCCGGGCGGTAATTTCACTATTGAGTGCGGAGGAAGAGATGAAAACGAGAATAACGGACATGTTCGGGATCGAATATCCCATTATATGCGGGGCCATGATGTGGCTCTGCAAGCCGGAGCTCTGCGCGGCCATTTCGAACGCGGGCGGTATGGGAAACCTGACCGCCGGCAATTACGACACCGAGGAGGAGTTCCGCGCGGCCATCGCCCAGACGCGAAAACTCACCTCGAAGCCTTTCATGGTGAACGTGACGATACTGCCGTCCGTGCACATCACCGCCGCGCATCACCAGATGTACCTGCGCGTGTGCGCCGAGGAACGCGTGTCGGGCCTCGAGATCTCCGGCACCCCCGTCGACAAGGCATGCGGAATGGAATACGTGGAGACGCTCAAAAAAGCGGGCGTAAGGCTTTTTCATAAAGTCGGTTCGGTCCGGCACGCCGTTCACGCCGAAAAGGTCGGATACGACGGCATCTACGCCGCGGGCATCGAGGAGGGGGGGCACCCGTTAAACGACGACGTGACCACGATGGTCCTCACGCCGCGCATTGCGGAATCGGTAAAAATCCCGGTGGT
Coding sequences within it:
- a CDS encoding nitronate monooxygenase; translated protein: MKTRITDMFGIEYPIICGAMMWLCKPELCAAISNAGGMGNLTAGNYDTEEEFRAAIAQTRKLTSKPFMVNVTILPSVHITAAHHQMYLRVCAEERVSGLEISGTPVDKACGMEYVETLKKAGVRLFHKVGSVRHAVHAEKVGYDGIYAAGIEEGGHPLNDDVTTMVLTPRIAESVKIPVVSVGGIADGRTMAAAFTLGAEGVMMASRFMATKECLVHERIKQEILKRQEFETTLICKTLGLQGRALRNKTVEQVLDLESKSCGFEDLIPLISGKRVKEAWENGDVDVAPMMVGQSIGLIKDIPTCKELLDRMVREAKEHLARLQRML